One genomic window of Halobellus limi includes the following:
- a CDS encoding glycosyltransferase family 2 protein, with the protein MELSVVIPTLNGRDHLAATLDELAANAPDAEVVVVNGPSADGTTGMVRDRDDVDVLVEVSDRTLNVSRNAGIRAAAGDVVAFLRHDLAVEETWTDAIEAGIERAPVVTGPVHETLPAGMTTTEPERRQIRNREVTYFNGGNVAFRAGVLDDLDGFDEYLETGGARDAAHRIAGLGHEVAWESEQCVRTEYEADGGVDERDHEWKYRALAYRLVKNYGVRPTVFRRIASHAGADAVSAAREVVGGDASPTGWFGSGRDVVVGIATGWSDGLVARARDRTPARNPHGCSKRADRAVAKYDRR; encoded by the coding sequence ATGGAGCTCTCGGTAGTGATCCCGACCCTGAACGGGCGGGATCACCTCGCGGCCACGCTGGACGAGCTGGCCGCGAACGCGCCCGACGCCGAGGTCGTCGTCGTCAACGGCCCCTCGGCGGACGGGACGACCGGAATGGTCCGCGACCGAGACGACGTCGACGTGCTCGTGGAGGTGTCGGACCGGACGCTGAACGTCTCCCGAAACGCGGGGATCCGCGCCGCCGCGGGCGACGTGGTCGCGTTTCTGCGCCACGACCTCGCGGTCGAGGAGACCTGGACGGACGCCATCGAGGCGGGCATCGAGCGCGCGCCGGTCGTGACGGGGCCGGTCCACGAGACGCTGCCGGCGGGAATGACGACCACGGAGCCGGAGCGGCGGCAGATCCGAAACCGCGAGGTGACGTACTTCAACGGCGGCAACGTGGCGTTTCGGGCCGGGGTTCTCGACGACCTCGACGGGTTCGACGAGTACCTCGAAACCGGCGGCGCTCGCGACGCCGCACACCGAATCGCGGGGCTCGGCCACGAGGTCGCCTGGGAGTCCGAACAGTGCGTCCGAACGGAGTACGAGGCCGACGGCGGGGTCGACGAACGGGACCACGAGTGGAAGTACCGCGCGCTCGCCTACCGGCTCGTGAAGAACTACGGGGTTCGACCCACGGTCTTCCGCCGCATCGCCTCCCACGCGGGAGCCGACGCCGTCTCCGCGGCCCGGGAGGTCGTCGGCGGCGACGCGTCACCGACGGGGTGGTTCGGGAGCGGGCGGGACGTCGTCGTCGGGATCGCGACGGGGTGGTCGGACGGCCTCGTCGCCCGAGCGCGAGATCGGACGCCCGCGCGCAACCCCCACGGCTGTTCGAAGCGGGCCGATCGGGCCGTCGCGAAGTACGATCGGCGATGA
- a CDS encoding amidohydrolase family protein: MLELNHGFRVVDLHARLDPSDEAEVASRGRETTPEALERELHQAGVVRAVVSPGERPEGEGYLRANNAVARLSVDRPFLAFARIDGPRDPGSRASARLRNLTASRKDHHVSPEDVEQYAYDDRFHGFTLAPDRDGLPDEETLSELGDVELPLVVRAGRAFPPSAVEETLLDRGFPVVLAGFGGYPLDRELMSTAIDLLDDHDHLYLDTRYVRFRSVLERALLEHPDRVLFGSGAPETHPNVGVMEILTLDVSEDAMRRAFSSNASRIVPGLSPGET, from the coding sequence ATGCTCGAGTTGAACCACGGGTTCAGGGTCGTCGACCTCCACGCGCGACTCGATCCGAGCGACGAGGCGGAGGTCGCCAGCCGGGGCCGCGAGACGACGCCGGAGGCCCTCGAACGCGAACTCCATCAGGCGGGGGTCGTGCGGGCGGTCGTCTCTCCGGGGGAGCGACCCGAAGGGGAGGGGTACCTCCGCGCCAACAACGCGGTCGCCCGGCTGAGCGTCGACCGGCCCTTCCTCGCGTTCGCGCGCATCGACGGGCCGCGCGATCCGGGGTCCCGTGCGTCCGCCCGGCTTCGAAACCTCACCGCCTCGCGGAAGGACCACCACGTCAGTCCCGAGGACGTCGAGCAGTACGCCTACGACGACCGGTTCCACGGGTTCACGCTCGCGCCCGACCGGGACGGCCTCCCGGACGAGGAGACGCTTTCGGAACTGGGCGACGTCGAACTGCCGCTCGTCGTCCGCGCCGGCCGCGCGTTTCCCCCCTCGGCGGTCGAAGAGACGCTTCTCGACCGCGGCTTCCCCGTGGTGCTCGCCGGGTTCGGGGGGTACCCGCTCGACCGGGAGTTGATGTCGACCGCCATCGACCTCCTCGACGACCACGATCACCTGTATCTCGACACCCGCTACGTCCGCTTCCGGAGCGTCCTGGAACGGGCGCTCTTGGAGCACCCGGACCGGGTCCTGTTCGGGAGCGGCGCGCCGGAGACGCACCCCAACGTCGGCGTGATGGAGATCCTGACCCTCGACGTCTCCGAGGACGCGATGCGGCGGGCGTTCTCCTCGAACGCTTCGCGGATCGTCCCCGGCCTCTCGCCGGGCGAGACGTAG
- the thsA gene encoding thermosome subunit alpha translates to MSTRMQPLYVLSSDSQRTSGGDAQSSNIRAGKAVASAVRTTLGPRGMDKMLVDSQGNVVVTNDGATILEEMDIEHPAAQMIVEVAQTQEESVGDGTTTASVLTGELLTHAEDLLDDDLHPTVIVEGYNEAARLAQEAIDEQVLDVGLDDALLASVAESSMTGKGTGDVTADALARHVVDAVRAVHDGDEPFDPDDVRVLTRTGASSSATELVEGVVVDEERVREGMPRAVEDATVAVLTAKLDIREGESDAEYTISSVDQLEAAIEAEDAELRGYADALADAGVDVLFCTKSIADRVADRLASHGVLAFDSVSSSDARAIARATGAKQLGDVKDLGDADFGRAAAISIRRFGGDELTFVEGGDAAKTVTLLLRGGTEHVVDELERAINDAVDVTVAAIDSGGVVPGAGATEVAVAEYVRSHAGGIRGRKQLAVEAFADAVEAIPRTLATNTGMDPIDAVVELRSTFDREGVAGIISEGRTGAIGDPVEAGVLDPAAVKREAITAATEAATMIVRIDDVIAAN, encoded by the coding sequence ATGTCGACACGTATGCAGCCACTGTACGTTCTTTCGAGTGACAGCCAGCGGACCAGCGGCGGCGACGCCCAGAGTTCGAACATCCGAGCGGGCAAGGCCGTCGCGAGCGCGGTCCGGACGACGCTCGGCCCCCGCGGGATGGACAAGATGCTCGTCGACTCCCAGGGGAACGTCGTCGTCACCAACGACGGGGCGACTATCTTAGAAGAGATGGACATCGAGCACCCCGCCGCCCAGATGATCGTCGAGGTCGCCCAGACCCAGGAGGAGAGCGTCGGCGACGGGACCACGACGGCGTCGGTGCTGACGGGCGAACTGCTCACGCACGCCGAGGACCTGCTCGACGACGACCTCCACCCGACGGTGATCGTCGAGGGCTACAACGAGGCCGCGCGGCTGGCCCAGGAGGCGATCGACGAGCAGGTGCTCGACGTCGGACTCGACGACGCCCTCCTGGCGTCGGTCGCGGAGTCGTCGATGACCGGAAAGGGGACGGGCGACGTCACCGCCGACGCGCTCGCGCGACACGTCGTCGACGCCGTCCGCGCGGTACACGACGGGGACGAACCGTTCGATCCCGACGACGTCCGCGTGCTCACCCGAACCGGCGCGTCGTCCTCGGCGACGGAGCTGGTGGAGGGCGTCGTCGTCGACGAAGAGCGCGTCCGCGAGGGGATGCCCCGGGCCGTCGAGGACGCGACCGTCGCCGTCCTCACGGCGAAGCTCGACATCCGAGAGGGGGAGTCCGACGCCGAGTACACCATCTCCTCGGTTGACCAGCTCGAAGCCGCCATCGAGGCCGAGGACGCCGAACTCAGAGGCTACGCCGACGCGCTCGCCGACGCGGGGGTCGACGTCCTGTTCTGTACGAAGTCGATCGCCGACCGCGTCGCGGACCGTCTGGCGAGCCACGGTGTCCTCGCGTTCGACAGCGTCAGTTCTTCGGACGCGCGCGCTATCGCTCGGGCGACGGGCGCGAAGCAGCTCGGGGACGTGAAGGACCTCGGGGACGCGGACTTCGGCCGCGCCGCGGCGATATCGATCCGACGCTTCGGCGGGGACGAACTCACCTTCGTCGAGGGCGGTGACGCCGCGAAGACCGTCACCCTCCTGCTGCGCGGCGGGACCGAACACGTGGTCGACGAACTCGAACGGGCGATCAACGACGCGGTGGACGTGACCGTCGCCGCCATCGATTCCGGCGGCGTCGTCCCCGGCGCGGGCGCGACCGAGGTCGCCGTCGCCGAGTACGTCCGCTCGCACGCCGGAGGGATCCGGGGACGCAAGCAACTCGCCGTCGAGGCCTTCGCCGACGCCGTCGAGGCGATCCCGCGCACGCTCGCGACGAACACCGGGATGGACCCCATCGACGCCGTCGTCGAACTCCGCTCGACGTTCGACCGCGAGGGCGTCGCCGGTATCATCTCGGAGGGCCGCACCGGCGCGATCGGTGACCCCGTCGAGGCGGGCGTGCTCGATCCCGCGGCCGTGAAACGCGAGGCGATCACCGCCGCGACCGAGGCGGCGACGATGATCGTCCGCATCGACGACGTCATCGCGGCGAACTGA
- a CDS encoding SAM hydrolase/SAM-dependent halogenase family protein, whose translation MITLASDFGSPYPAAMKGVVLRRSDARLVDVAHDLPRQDVRAAAFWCRETLPYFPPAVHLVVVDPGVGTDRDALVVRVGEHALVAPDNGVALPAARRLASEAAGTVPDVECFGYDYDDPASATFHGRDVFAPAAAEIHETGVDALETLDLVSPIESFAPTESPGSVVDCRFPEPTVDGEVGEARGEVLVVDDFGNAITNVPGSFVAGREGDTVEVNGVPAPVATAFADVEAGERLVTVGSHGFVECDVNRGRGDEAFGLAPGDEVVLVG comes from the coding sequence ATGATCACTCTCGCCTCCGACTTCGGCTCGCCGTATCCGGCCGCGATGAAGGGCGTCGTCCTCCGGCGGTCTGACGCCCGACTCGTCGACGTCGCCCACGACCTCCCCCGGCAGGACGTCCGCGCGGCCGCGTTCTGGTGCCGCGAGACGCTCCCGTACTTCCCGCCCGCCGTCCACCTCGTCGTCGTCGACCCCGGCGTCGGCACCGACCGCGACGCGCTCGTCGTCCGCGTCGGCGAGCACGCCCTCGTCGCTCCCGACAACGGCGTGGCGCTGCCGGCCGCTCGACGGCTCGCCTCGGAAGCGGCCGGGACCGTCCCCGACGTCGAGTGCTTCGGATACGACTACGACGACCCCGCGTCCGCGACGTTCCACGGCCGCGACGTCTTCGCCCCCGCCGCCGCCGAGATCCACGAGACCGGCGTCGACGCGCTCGAAACGCTCGATCTCGTCTCCCCGATCGAATCGTTCGCCCCGACGGAGTCTCCGGGTTCGGTCGTGGACTGTCGATTCCCCGAGCCGACGGTCGACGGCGAGGTCGGGGAGGCCCGCGGCGAAGTGCTCGTCGTCGACGACTTCGGGAACGCGATCACGAACGTCCCGGGATCGTTCGTCGCGGGCCGCGAGGGCGACACCGTCGAGGTGAACGGCGTCCCCGCGCCGGTCGCGACCGCCTTCGCGGACGTCGAGGCGGGCGAGCGGCTGGTGACCGTCGGCAGCCACGGCTTCGTCGAGTGCGACGTCAACCGGGGGCGCGGCGACGAGGCGTTCGGGCTCGCGCCCGGTGACGAGGTCGTCCTCGTCGGGTGA
- a CDS encoding nicotinamide-nucleotide adenylyltransferase: MRGFYIGRFQPYHDGHHRMVEEIATEVDELVLGIGSAGDSHSPRNPFTAGERVMMVTKSVADLDVTTYVVPIEDLDRNSVWVSHVQSMSPAFDVAYSNNPLVIQLFSEAGVEVRQSPMFNRDVLEGAELRARMIRDADWRHLVPDPVVDVVEEIDGIERIQRVSDTDANGDDTDDPE, translated from the coding sequence ATGCGGGGGTTCTACATCGGCCGGTTTCAGCCCTACCACGACGGGCACCACCGGATGGTCGAGGAGATCGCGACCGAGGTCGACGAACTCGTCCTCGGGATCGGATCCGCGGGCGACTCCCACAGCCCGCGGAACCCGTTCACCGCCGGCGAGCGCGTGATGATGGTGACCAAGTCCGTCGCCGACCTCGACGTCACCACGTACGTCGTCCCCATCGAGGACCTCGACCGGAACTCCGTGTGGGTGAGTCACGTCCAGAGCATGTCGCCGGCGTTCGACGTCGCGTACTCGAACAACCCGCTCGTCATCCAGCTGTTCTCGGAGGCGGGCGTCGAGGTCCGACAGTCGCCGATGTTCAACCGGGACGTCCTCGAGGGCGCGGAACTGCGCGCGCGGATGATCCGCGACGCCGACTGGCGACACTTGGTGCCCGACCCCGTCGTCGACGTCGTCGAGGAGATCGACGGTATCGAGCGGATCCAGCGCGTCAGCGACACCGACGCCAACGGCGACGACACCGACGATCCCGAGTGA
- the lonB gene encoding ATP-dependent protease LonB yields MSNDTEADENAPEEGGGVTDEEPESPPSDGGDGFTEGVADEPSDGPVGPGERGDVPGSQNGHSEDAGEGTIDDLGSDVEVDAEVAEDVDEDDLLGGLKIDSTSEIDVPDRLVDQVIGQEHARDVVMKAAKQRRHVMMIGSPGTGKSMLAKAMSELLPPEELQDVLVYHNPDDGNNPKVRTVPAGKGEQIVEAHKEEARKRNQMRSFLMWIIIAIVIGYSFIIAGQILLGILAAGVIYLAFRYGSRGGDAMVPNLIVNNAETTTAPFEDATGAHAGALLGDVRHDPFQSGGMETPSHDRVEPGAIHKANKGVLFIDEINTLDIRSQQHLMTAIQEGEFHITGQSERSSGAMVQTEPVPTDFIMIAAGNLDAMENMHPALRSRIKGYGYEVYMDDTIEDTPEMRRKYARFVAQEVAKDGRLPEYSAEAIEEVILEARRRAGRKGHLTLKLRNLGGLVRVAGDIARSEDADFVTRDHVLQAKGRSRSIEQQLADDYIERRKDYELQVSEGYEVGRVNGLAVMGEDSGIMLPVMAEVTPSQGPGEVIATGQLKEMAQESVSNVSAIIKKFSDENISEMDIHIQFVQAGQQGVDGDSASITVATAVISALEDMGVDQSLAMTGSLSVRGDVLPVGGVTHKIEAAAKSGCDRVIIPAANLQDVMIEEEYEEMVEIIPVSHISEVLDIALEGEPEKDSLVDRLKSITGSALSQGESVSGPSSPSPQ; encoded by the coding sequence ATGAGTAACGACACGGAAGCCGACGAGAACGCCCCCGAAGAGGGGGGCGGCGTCACCGACGAGGAGCCCGAGTCGCCGCCGTCAGACGGCGGTGACGGGTTCACGGAGGGCGTCGCCGACGAACCGTCCGACGGTCCCGTCGGGCCCGGCGAGCGCGGCGACGTGCCCGGGAGCCAGAACGGCCACTCGGAGGACGCCGGCGAGGGGACCATCGACGACCTCGGTAGCGACGTGGAGGTCGACGCCGAGGTCGCAGAGGACGTCGACGAGGACGACCTCCTCGGCGGACTCAAGATCGACTCCACCAGCGAGATCGACGTCCCGGACCGACTCGTCGATCAGGTCATCGGCCAGGAACACGCCCGCGACGTGGTGATGAAAGCCGCCAAGCAGCGCCGCCACGTGATGATGATCGGCTCGCCCGGGACGGGCAAGTCGATGCTCGCGAAGGCGATGTCAGAACTCCTGCCGCCGGAGGAACTCCAGGACGTCCTCGTCTATCACAACCCCGACGACGGGAACAACCCCAAGGTTCGGACCGTCCCCGCCGGGAAGGGCGAACAGATCGTCGAGGCCCACAAGGAGGAGGCGCGAAAGCGCAACCAGATGCGCTCGTTCCTCATGTGGATCATCATCGCCATCGTCATCGGCTACTCGTTCATCATCGCCGGGCAGATCCTGCTCGGCATCCTCGCGGCCGGTGTCATCTACCTCGCCTTCCGCTACGGCTCCCGCGGCGGCGACGCGATGGTGCCGAACCTCATCGTCAACAACGCCGAGACGACGACCGCGCCGTTCGAGGACGCGACCGGCGCCCACGCCGGTGCGCTGCTCGGCGACGTCCGCCACGACCCGTTCCAATCGGGCGGAATGGAGACGCCGAGCCACGACCGCGTCGAACCCGGCGCGATCCACAAGGCGAACAAGGGCGTGCTGTTCATCGACGAGATCAACACGCTCGACATCCGCTCACAGCAGCACCTGATGACGGCGATCCAGGAGGGCGAGTTCCACATCACGGGCCAGTCCGAGCGCTCCTCGGGCGCGATGGTCCAGACCGAACCCGTCCCGACGGACTTCATCATGATCGCCGCGGGGAACCTCGACGCGATGGAGAACATGCACCCCGCCCTGCGCTCGCGGATCAAGGGGTACGGGTACGAGGTGTACATGGACGACACCATCGAGGACACCCCCGAGATGCGCCGGAAGTACGCCCGCTTCGTGGCCCAGGAGGTCGCGAAGGACGGTCGGCTGCCGGAGTACTCCGCGGAGGCCATCGAGGAGGTCATCCTCGAGGCGCGGCGCCGCGCCGGCCGCAAGGGTCACCTCACGCTCAAACTGCGGAACCTGGGTGGCCTGGTCCGCGTCGCGGGCGACATCGCCCGCTCGGAGGACGCCGACTTCGTCACGCGGGATCACGTCCTGCAGGCGAAGGGGCGCAGCCGCTCGATCGAGCAGCAGCTCGCCGACGACTACATCGAACGCCGGAAGGACTACGAACTCCAGGTCTCGGAGGGCTACGAGGTCGGCCGGGTCAACGGCCTCGCCGTGATGGGCGAGGACTCGGGGATTATGCTCCCCGTGATGGCCGAGGTCACCCCCTCGCAGGGGCCCGGTGAGGTCATCGCCACCGGTCAGCTGAAGGAGATGGCCCAGGAGTCCGTCTCGAACGTCTCGGCGATCATCAAGAAGTTCTCCGACGAGAACATCTCGGAGATGGACATCCACATCCAGTTCGTCCAGGCCGGTCAGCAGGGCGTCGACGGCGACTCCGCCTCGATCACGGTCGCGACCGCGGTCATCTCCGCGCTCGAAGACATGGGCGTGGACCAGTCGCTCGCGATGACCGGCTCGCTGTCGGTCCGCGGCGACGTGCTCCCGGTCGGCGGGGTCACCCACAAGATCGAGGCCGCCGCGAAGTCCGGGTGCGACCGGGTCATCATCCCCGCGGCGAACCTCCAGGACGTGATGATCGAAGAGGAGTACGAGGAGATGGTCGAGATCATTCCGGTCTCACACATCAGCGAGGTCCTCGACATCGCCCTCGAGGGCGAACCCGAGAAGGACTCGCTCGTCGACCGCCTCAAGAGCATCACCGGCTCGGCGCTCTCGCAGGGCGAGAGCGTCTCCGGACCGTCCAGTCCGAGTCCGCAGTAG
- a CDS encoding CPBP family intramembrane glutamic endopeptidase: MPQWATFAGFAIVVTAGLLLLSHASRAVLDGAPTDERVESANHEPDGPSGNVVFDDGDARGDGTVVDPDDRGRVADDADRADRTTDGADRPDRLADGTDEAASDRDEDGETIVLPKSGVELQVTDSHDRGDGSRSIEGRPAASDLSAASLLANVALSQGLFGALLLAGAWYAEIPARAFGVASETTTAGSLAIGVGLGLALYAANEAGAAAGARFGLGEGDRLRSALAPDSAVGWAALLFVVLPVIAGFEELLFRGALVGVLAAGYDVSPWALALLSSVAFGFGHGAQGRIGVLVTGALGFVLAAAFVATGSLLVVVVAHYLVNALEFVVHEGLGVEWPRDAA, encoded by the coding sequence ATGCCCCAGTGGGCGACGTTCGCCGGGTTCGCGATCGTCGTCACCGCGGGGCTGCTCTTACTTTCCCACGCGTCGCGAGCGGTCCTCGACGGCGCCCCGACGGACGAACGCGTCGAGAGTGCGAACCACGAACCCGACGGCCCGAGCGGAAACGTCGTCTTCGACGACGGCGACGCCCGGGGCGACGGCACCGTGGTCGACCCAGACGATCGAGGCCGCGTCGCCGACGACGCCGACAGAGCGGACCGAACCACCGACGGCGCCGACAGGCCGGACCGCCTCGCCGACGGGACCGACGAAGCGGCGTCCGATCGCGACGAGGACGGAGAGACGATCGTCCTGCCGAAGTCCGGCGTCGAACTCCAGGTGACAGACAGCCACGACCGCGGCGACGGTTCCCGCTCGATCGAGGGCCGTCCCGCGGCGTCGGACCTCTCGGCGGCGTCGCTCCTGGCGAACGTCGCCCTCTCTCAGGGCCTGTTCGGCGCGCTGTTGCTCGCTGGCGCGTGGTACGCGGAGATCCCCGCGCGGGCGTTCGGCGTCGCGAGCGAGACGACCACCGCCGGTTCGCTCGCGATCGGCGTGGGGCTCGGCCTCGCGCTCTACGCCGCCAACGAGGCCGGCGCGGCCGCGGGAGCGCGGTTCGGACTCGGAGAGGGCGACCGACTGCGGAGCGCGCTCGCGCCCGACTCCGCTGTCGGGTGGGCCGCGCTGCTTTTCGTCGTCCTGCCAGTCATCGCCGGGTTCGAGGAACTGCTCTTCCGCGGCGCGCTCGTCGGCGTGCTCGCCGCCGGGTACGACGTCTCGCCGTGGGCGTTGGCCCTCCTGTCTTCGGTCGCCTTCGGCTTCGGCCACGGCGCGCAGGGTCGGATCGGGGTCCTCGTGACCGGCGCGCTCGGCTTCGTTCTCGCGGCGGCGTTCGTCGCGACCGGGAGCCTCCTCGTCGTCGTGGTCGCCCACTACCTCGTGAACGCTCTGGAGTTCGTCGTCCACGAGGGGCTGGGCGTCGAGTGGCCGCGCGACGCGGCGTGA
- a CDS encoding MGMT family protein: protein MDLGTDDGIFARESDRLDRAVEIGVASGRVVGVSFPETVPADADPDHPVLDRIFAYLDGEADHLADVEVGLTVPTENRRVLEAARNVPYGETVSLDRVVRMAGLDPDDSADVETARTALSENPIPLLVPDHRVRDAPGGAPEEVAARLREIESA from the coding sequence ATGGACCTCGGCACGGACGACGGGATCTTCGCCCGCGAGTCGGACCGACTGGACCGCGCCGTCGAGATCGGCGTCGCGAGCGGCCGCGTCGTCGGCGTGTCGTTCCCGGAGACCGTCCCGGCCGACGCCGACCCCGACCACCCGGTGCTCGATCGGATCTTCGCCTATCTCGACGGCGAGGCGGACCACCTCGCCGACGTCGAGGTCGGGCTCACGGTACCGACCGAAAACCGGCGCGTGCTGGAGGCGGCGCGGAACGTCCCCTACGGCGAGACGGTGTCGCTCGACCGCGTGGTCCGAATGGCCGGCCTCGACCCCGACGACTCGGCGGACGTCGAGACCGCTCGAACCGCGCTCTCGGAGAACCCGATCCCGCTCTTAGTTCCCGACCACCGCGTCCGCGACGCGCCCGGCGGTGCACCGGAGGAGGTCGCCGCGCGGCTTCGCGAGATCGAATCCGCCTGA
- the trpC gene encoding indole-3-glycerol phosphate synthase has protein sequence MNASEDKLAPAVRSILATARERSGGAERLDVDARSFPAAVEATEAAGRVPVVAEVKPTSPTTEGERTDDPVDLAREMVAGGATALSVLTEPEHFGGSAENLRRIRGAVDVPVLRKDFVVREAQLDAVESDLILLIARFLDEQGTDSLATLYEAARERGFQPLVEVHTREELDRALEVGAEIIGVNNRDLGKLEVDLDTFERLAPHVPEDVTLLAESGVTSVADVRRMRAAGADALLIGTAIMDGDVEANTERLTTADAERASRAAETSDAETDAGPTSSESTDAKRGRAESTDTTPRNTDTNQ, from the coding sequence ATGAACGCTAGTGAGGACAAACTCGCCCCGGCGGTGCGCTCGATACTCGCGACGGCGCGCGAACGCTCCGGCGGGGCGGAGCGACTCGACGTCGACGCCCGGTCGTTTCCCGCGGCGGTCGAGGCGACGGAGGCGGCGGGACGCGTCCCCGTCGTCGCCGAGGTCAAGCCGACGAGTCCGACGACCGAGGGCGAACGGACCGACGACCCCGTCGACCTCGCGAGGGAGATGGTCGCCGGCGGCGCGACGGCGCTGTCGGTGCTGACCGAGCCCGAGCACTTCGGCGGGTCGGCGGAGAACCTGCGTCGTATCCGCGGGGCCGTCGACGTCCCCGTCCTGCGGAAGGACTTCGTCGTCCGCGAGGCGCAACTCGACGCCGTCGAATCGGACCTGATCCTGCTCATCGCGCGCTTCCTCGACGAGCAGGGGACGGACTCGCTCGCGACGCTGTACGAGGCGGCCCGCGAGCGGGGCTTTCAGCCGCTCGTCGAGGTTCATACCCGCGAGGAACTGGATCGCGCCCTCGAGGTCGGCGCGGAGATAATCGGCGTGAACAACCGCGACCTGGGGAAGTTGGAGGTCGACCTCGACACCTTCGAGCGGCTCGCTCCGCACGTCCCCGAGGACGTGACGCTCCTGGCCGAGAGCGGCGTCACGAGCGTCGCGGACGTCCGTCGGATGCGCGCGGCGGGGGCGGACGCGCTCCTGATCGGGACGGCCATCATGGACGGCGACGTCGAGGCCAACACCGAGCGGCTGACGACGGCGGACGCCGAGCGGGCGAGCAGAGCGGCGGAGACGAGCGACGCGGAAACGGACGCGGGGCCGACGAGTTCGGAGTCGACGGACGCGAAGCGAGGACGCGCGGAGTCGACAGATACGACACCGAGGAACACGGACACAAACCAATGA